The sequence TCTTTTCCAGACATTCTCGGCAGATATCGGTATTATTGCTGTTCTGGAGCTTCATCTCGATTATCGGATTCAGCTTGCCCATCTGTCCGCCCAGGCGGGTCAGGTTGGCCGGGTCCTCGATGACCAGGGAGTAACGTTCCTCGTAGATTCCGTCCTTGAGACCCAGTATCTCTTTCCCGCAGATATCGCAGAATCTTTTGATCATTCCTTTCCCTCCTAAACCTTGAGCGTGCCCCGGTAGTCGCCCCATGACTCTATGCCCAGGGTCTCGGCCAGCACGCGCACCTCTTCCACCAGGCGAAAGGCGTTGTCCGGGCGCATGAAATTGTACGTCCCGACCTGCACCGCATGCGCCCCCACCAGGATGAACTCCAGCACGTCCTCGGCGCTGACGATGCCGCCCATGCCGATGACCGGCACGTTCACGGACTGCACGACCTGGTGGACCATGCGCAGGGCCACGGGCTTGATGGCCGGGCCGGACAGCCCCCCGACCACGTTGGCCAGGCGGCTCTTGCGCGTGCGGATGTCCACGGCCATGCCCGAGAGCGTGTTGATGAGGGAAAGCATGTCCGCCCCCGCGTCCACGGCCGCCCTGGCGATGACGCGCACGTCGGTCACGTTGGGGCTGAGCTTGACTATGACCGGCTTGCTTCCGGCCCGCTTCTTGACCGCGCCGACGACAGCGGAAGCCATGTGCGGGTCCTGGCCGAACTGCACCCCGCCCTCGCGCACGTTGGGGCAGGAGATGTTGACCTCCAGGGCCGCGATCTTGTCCTCACCCGAAAAAATGGCCGCCAGCTCCCCGAAGTCCTCGGGGGTCTGCGCATACAGATTGGCGATGAGCGTCGCGCCGGCCGGGATGTAGGGCAGCTTCTCTTTCAGAAACTTCTCCACGCCCACGTTCTGCAGGCCGATGGCGTTGAGCATGCCGCAAGGGGTTTCGGCGATGCGCGGCATGGGATTGCCCGTGCGCGGAGCCAGGGAAATGCCCTTCAGGCAGATGCCGCCCAGCGCGGACAGATCGCCGTAGCGCAAGAACTCCAGTCCGTAGCCGAAGGTGCCCGAAGCGGTGATGATCGGATTCCTCAGGGTCAGGGGGCCGAGTTTGACGGTCAGGTCCATGTCTAATCTCCCAAATCGATTTCACGCACGTCAAAGACCGGACCGTGCACGCAGCTCTGCACGTAGTCACCCGCCACCGTCTTGCCCACGCAGCCGAGGCACGCGCCCACACCGCAGGCCATGCGGTTCTCCAGGGAAACCTGCCCGTCCGTGCCGTGCAGCAGGCAATACCTGCGCACGACTTTAAGCATGGGCTCCGGCCCGCAGGCCAGCACCTGCCCCACTCCGGCCAGGGCCTTGATGCGCTCGGACAGCACGATCTCGAATTCGGCGATGTCGGCCACAGTCTTCTGCTGCATGGCCTCGCTTTTGATGCGAGCCGCGATCTCGGCGTAAGGGTAGTGCTCAAGGTCCAGGCGGTGGCCGAAGAGCATGGACAGATTGTCCGTTTTTTCGCGCCGGGCCAGCATGACAAAAGGGGCGATGCCCACGCCACCGGCCAGGATCAGGTTGGGCCGGGCCTCGTCGATGCGGAACCAGCGCCCCAGCGGCCCCCAGACCGTGACTTTCTGTCCGGGAACAAGCTCGGCCAGCTTGCGCGTGCCGCGCCCCACGGTCTGAAAAATGATGCGCAGCCCCTGCTCCGATACGTCGCAGACGGAAAAAGGCCGGGGCCAGACCAGTTCCGAGCCCCAGTGCGCGGGCCGGATCATGACGAACTGTCCGGGCTTGCAGGTCCAGCCCGGTGCGGAAAGCACAAGGTCGACAAGAGAAGGGTCGCTTCCGGGTCGGCAGGACAGAACCTCCAGATCCCGGCATGGTGTTTGGCTATCGATCATATCACATTCCCGGACATGCGTCCTGGCTCATGGGTGGAAGGAGGAGCCTCGCCCACCATGCGCGCCAGTTCGGTCTGGCGCTCGGCAGGAGAGAGGCTTGCGCACAAGGTGTAGGTCACGCCGTCGTGAACCTCCTTGCGGATGGCAAAATGTTCGTCGGCCAGCCGGGCCAGCTGCGGCCAGTGGGTGATGAGGATGACCTGCTGGCGCTCGGACAAAAGGCGGATGCGTTCGGCGACCTTGATCAGGGTCTGCCCGCCGATGCCCGAATCGACCTCGTCGAAAAGCAGGGCCGGAAGCTGCTCCCGGGTGCGCAGGCTGACCACGGCCAAGAGAAAACGGGACAGTTCGCCGCCCGAGGCGATGCGGTCCAGGGGCTGGGCTTCGAGGCCGGGGTTGGGCACCCATAAAAACCGGGGCCGAAGCTCGTCGATGCCCGCATGGATGGTCAATGCCCGAAAATCCACCAGCACCCGCAGATGCTCCGAAAAACCCAAGTTCACGAGCTCGCTCTTCAGGCCGGCGGTCAGGTCGACCGAGGCCTCTTCCCGCGCGGAGTTCAGCGCCGTCGTGGCCTGGGCCAGAACCTTGGCGGCCAGGACCTCGTCCTTTTCCAGACGCTTGAGGGCAAGCCCGCTTTCGTCCAGAAAAGACAAATTCTCTTCGATTTCCTCACCCATCGCCACAATGGAGTCCAGGGACCGTTTGAGCTTGCGCTGCAGTTGTTGCAGCTCCCACAGGCGCTT is a genomic window of Desulfomicrobium baculatum DSM 4028 containing:
- a CDS encoding oxidoreductase FAD/NAD(P)-binding domain-containing protein, producing the protein MIDSQTPCRDLEVLSCRPGSDPSLVDLVLSAPGWTCKPGQFVMIRPAHWGSELVWPRPFSVCDVSEQGLRIIFQTVGRGTRKLAELVPGQKVTVWGPLGRWFRIDEARPNLILAGGVGIAPFVMLARREKTDNLSMLFGHRLDLEHYPYAEIAARIKSEAMQQKTVADIAEFEIVLSERIKALAGVGQVLACGPEPMLKVVRRYCLLHGTDGQVSLENRMACGVGACLGCVGKTVAGDYVQSCVHGPVFDVREIDLGD
- a CDS encoding dihydroorotate dehydrogenase, which gives rise to MDLTVKLGPLTLRNPIITASGTFGYGLEFLRYGDLSALGGICLKGISLAPRTGNPMPRIAETPCGMLNAIGLQNVGVEKFLKEKLPYIPAGATLIANLYAQTPEDFGELAAIFSGEDKIAALEVNISCPNVREGGVQFGQDPHMASAVVGAVKKRAGSKPVIVKLSPNVTDVRVIARAAVDAGADMLSLINTLSGMAVDIRTRKSRLANVVGGLSGPAIKPVALRMVHQVVQSVNVPVIGMGGIVSAEDVLEFILVGAHAVQVGTYNFMRPDNAFRLVEEVRVLAETLGIESWGDYRGTLKV